The Pyxidicoccus sp. MSG2 DNA segment TCGTGCCGGAGACGGCGACCACCACGCGCCTGCACGCCTTCTCGTTCCTCAAGTGCGTGGTGCCCGCGATGCGCCCGCTGCTGCCCGTGGCGGCCCGCGCGGCGGCCGCGCTGACGTGGTGGGAGGTGCGCGACGACGCGCGCTTCATCCCCACCGTCGCGGACACGCCCTACAGCCACAAGGGCATGCGGCTGGACAAGTACGACAAGCCGCTCGTCCACCAGCGCAGGCTCATGGAGCGCATCTACTACCGCACCGGACCCAGCGTGGCGGCGGTGCCGCTCGCGCGCGAGGCGTCCAGCGGCTGAAGACGGTGGCCGTCAGTGCACGGAGGGCGCGGGCTCCTGGTAGGGCGTCGCCGTGCCGGCGATGCCCGCGCGGGCCTCCCAGGCGTTGCAGCCGCTGTTGCCGGAGACCTCGAGCTCGAACTCCGCCAGTTCCGGCTGCATGCACCGGCTCGTCTCGTCGCTGCCCGGCTGGGGATGGTGGCTGTCGAAGTACTTGCAGCCCTTGCAGTTCCCCCACTGTCCGTCCGCCATGACGTGCTCCTCGGGAAAGGGTGGATGCCTCTCCCCCGAGGGTGGGGCTGGTGGTGGGCGCTCACAAGCGCCGCTCGCCACCCGCGCTCCAGGGCAGGCGGCCCGGCGCCCGGGAATGGGCGCCGGGGCCTGCAACCCCGATGACTACGGCTGGGGCGCCGGCTGCTGCGCGGGCTGCTCCGGCTGCGGCTGCGCGGGCTGCTCCAGCTGCTGCGGCATCGTCTGCCCCGGCAGCGGCTGCAGGTGCGGCGGCACCGCGTCCGGGTCCTTCAGGTCCGAGTCCAGCGCGCGGGCCTCGAAGGCGCCCACGGAGCGCAAGAGGCGCAGCGCCGCGAGGGACGACTGGAGGCGCTCGTTGACGAGGCCAATCTCCGCGCTGGTGAGCGCGGTGTTGGCGTCGGCGACCTCCAGGTAGGTGGCCACGCCGGCCTTGAAGGAGACGTCGGTGAGGCGCTGGGACTCGCGCGCCAGCTCCACCGTCTGCTCCGCCTTGAGGCGGTTGGCCAGGGCGCTCGCCAGGTCCAGCTGCGAGCGCTTCACGTCCTCGCGCGCGGTCAGCTCGGCCTTGCGCTGGTTGGCCAGGCTCTCCGCGATGCGGGCGGAGGCCTCGGTGAGGTTGGCCTCGCGCAGGCCGCCGTCCCACAGCGTCCAGGACGCCGCGAAGGTGATGAGCCAGGTGTCGGACTGGCCGGTGAAGCCGCCCGAGTTGGCGATGCGGTACGCGCCGTTGACGCCCACCGTGGGCAGGTAGGCCAGCCACGCGCCCAGCTTGTTGGTGCGCGCCAGCTCCACCGTCTCACGCGAGGCGGCCACGTCCGCGCGCTGCTCGAGCGAGCGCTGATAGAGCTGGTCCGGGTCCGTCTTCACGGGCACCTCCGGCTCGGGCGGCGGGGCCACGTCGAAGTCGGCGTCGTCGAACGCCAGCAGGGTGGCGAGCACCAGCCGGGCGGAGGCGTACGCGTTCTGCGCGCGGATGAGGTCCTGCTCGGCGCGGGACAAATCCTGCTCGGCGCGCAGCTGCGCCACGCGCGTCACCGTGCCGGCCTCGAAGCGCACGCGGGTGTCCTTGGCGCGCGCCGCGTTGAGCTCCACCAGCCGCTCCTGCACATTCACGGCCTTCCCCTGCGCCGCGGCGCCGTAGTACGCCTGCGCCACGCCGAAGAGGATTTCGCGCCGCGCCTGCTCCACGTTCAGCGCCGCCACGCGCTCGGACTTGTAGGCGGCGGAGATGCCCGCCCACAGCTGCGGGGCGATGATGGCCTGGCGCAGTTCAATCTGCGCCTGGCGCTGCACCAGCGGCTGGATGGTGATGGGCACCGGGGCGATGGGGCCCGGAGGAATGATGGCCGCATCCGAGTTGCGGATGATGGCGCCGCTGGCGGTGATGGTGGGCAGGTAACCCGCCCAGGCCTTGCGCGACGCGGTGTCCGCCTGCTCCAGGCGGGCCTGCGCGGCCTTCAGGTCCAGGTTCTCCTTGCGGGCCCGGGAGAGCGCGTCCTCCAGGGTCAATACGGGCGGCGGTGCCGCGGCCAGGGTGGCCGCCAGGGTCAGCGCCAGAAGTGAGCTCATACCGCCTCTACCTCCTCAAGGGCCCGCGCCGGCGCGAGCCATGACGTCCAAATGGACTTGCTACGGGTTGTCTCTGCACTGCGAGCGCCCGGACTACTCACCCGGGTGCCCCGGAATCGACAGGAAATCAGCGGTGCGCACCGTGCAGGGGCTAATAGGACTCATCCGCGGCACGGTCACCCGACCTCCTGTCCCTCCAGGGCCCGGGACGCATAGGCCAGGGCGTCCGAAATTGGAAGCTCCGGAATGTATTAATCGTCAAAGGTTGATGAAGTCAATTGTTTAGGTGCTCGTGGGGAATTACATTGAGGGCATGAGCAGCGAGCACCTGGAGCGGAAGACGAGGCCGGCGGACTCGCGTCGACGGAG contains these protein-coding regions:
- a CDS encoding TolC family protein; translation: MSSLLALTLAATLAAAPPPVLTLEDALSRARKENLDLKAAQARLEQADTASRKAWAGYLPTITASGAIIRNSDAAIIPPGPIAPVPITIQPLVQRQAQIELRQAIIAPQLWAGISAAYKSERVAALNVEQARREILFGVAQAYYGAAAQGKAVNVQERLVELNAARAKDTRVRFEAGTVTRVAQLRAEQDLSRAEQDLIRAQNAYASARLVLATLLAFDDADFDVAPPPEPEVPVKTDPDQLYQRSLEQRADVAASRETVELARTNKLGAWLAYLPTVGVNGAYRIANSGGFTGQSDTWLITFAASWTLWDGGLREANLTEASARIAESLANQRKAELTAREDVKRSQLDLASALANRLKAEQTVELARESQRLTDVSFKAGVATYLEVADANTALTSAEIGLVNERLQSSLAALRLLRSVGAFEARALDSDLKDPDAVPPHLQPLPGQTMPQQLEQPAQPQPEQPAQQPAPQP